The DNA window CCGGCAGCATCACCTACGCGGGCCAGCCCGTGCACCAGGTACCCATGCACAAGCTGGCGCGGCTGGGCATCAACCGCACCTTCCAGGTGCCCAAGAACTTCCGCGACATGACCGCGCGTGAAAACATCGAAGTCGCCGCCTACTTCGGCCATGCGCAGCAGCAGGTCGACGTCGAAGCCGTCCTGCGCGACATCAACCTGCTCGCCCAGGCCGACAAGCTGGCGGGTTCGCTCACCGTCAACCAGCAAAAGCTGCTCGACCTCGGCCGCGCCCTGGCCACCGGACCGAAGCTGCTGCTGGTGGATGAAATCGGCGCCGGGCTCAACCCTGCCGAACTCGGCGGCATCGCCGAGCTGCTGCTCAAACTCGCCCAGCGCGGCATCAGCCTGATCGTGGTCGAACATCTGATGGCGTTCCTCAACAACATCACCGCGCGAGTCATCGTCCTCGGCGCCGGCCGCATGTTGTTCGAAGGCTCGCTCGACGCCGCCTCGCGCGATCCGGAAGTGGTCGCCGCATTCATCGGAGGTTGAGGACCATGGCCTTGCTCGAAGTCCAGGGTTTGCAATCCGGCTACGGCGCGATGCAGGTGCTGTGGGGTGTCGATCTCGACGTCGCCGCGGGCGAAACCGTGCTGCTGCTCGGCGCCAACAGCGCCGGCAAGTCCACCCTGCTGCGCACCCTCATCGGCCTGCTGCCCTG is part of the Thiomonas sp. X19 genome and encodes:
- a CDS encoding ABC transporter ATP-binding protein, which translates into the protein MFSETPASAAGGAEPILQLAGVNKRFGGHVVLNDVSFSLAPGEIVGLVGPNGSGKTTTINVISGLYRADAGSITYAGQPVHQVPMHKLARLGINRTFQVPKNFRDMTARENIEVAAYFGHAQQQVDVEAVLRDINLLAQADKLAGSLTVNQQKLLDLGRALATGPKLLLVDEIGAGLNPAELGGIAELLLKLAQRGISLIVVEHLMAFLNNITARVIVLGAGRMLFEGSLDAASRDPEVVAAFIGG